The Streptosporangiales bacterium DNA window CGACCAGGCACGACCCCGGACGCATCCCGCCCGCGATCTGGTCCACCACCGCGAGCACGGCCGCGGGATCGGCCAGCATCGTGAGCACGACGTCCGCGTCGGCCACCGCGTCCGCGGCGCGGCGCCCAACCTCCACCCCGTCGTCGACGAGTGGCTTCGCGCGCGACGCGGTCCTGTTCCACACCACGAGCTCGTGCCCGGTCTCCACCAGCCGGCGCGCCATCGGCGCACCCATCCGTCCCAGTCCCAGAAACGCGACCTCGGTCACGGCTCTCCTCTCGTCGGTTGCCGTCGCCACGCTAGAGACACGTCATAGCATGTGACAAACGATTCATCAGCATGCCTGCCATGCGAAGAACGCATACCCGAGAGGAGGCGTCATGGACACCAGCGCGCTCCAGGTGTTCCGTGAGATCGCGCGTCTCGGCTCGTTCACGGCCGCGGGCCGCGCACTCGGCTACACGCAGTCGGCGGTGTCACGCCAGGTCTCCGGGCTCGAACGCGAGCTGGACGTCACCCTCTTCGACCGCCTTGCGCGCGGCACGAGGCTCACCGCGGCGGGTGACTGCCTGCTGTCCCACGCCACGGTCGCGCTCGACCGCCTCGACGCGGCGCGCCTCGAGCTGGGCGATCTGCGGTCGCTGCGGGCGGGACGGCTCCGCGTCGGCGCGTTCCCCAACGCGAACGCCGCGCTGATCCCCCGCGCGATGGCCGCCTTCAAGGACCGGCATCCGGACGTCTCGCTCGCGCTGACCGAGGGCAGTACGAGCGCCCACCTCGCCGGTCTGGCCGCGGGTGAGATCGACCTCGCGGTGGTCACCACGCCCTGGCGGGACGACGACGCGCCACGGGTCGACCTGCACCCGCTCGCCGAGGACCCGCTGTTCGTGGCCCTGCCCCGGGCGCACCGGATGGCGCACCGCAGGACGATCCGGCTCGCCGACCTCGCGGAGGAGACGTGGATCGCCGGGACCACCCTCGTCGACGACACGCTGCTCGGCGAGGGTCGGCGCGCCGACTTCCGTCCCAGGATCCAGCTCGTCGCGGCCGACTGGGTGGCGAAGCTCGGCCTGGTCGCCGCCGGACTCGGCGTCACGGCGGTGCCGTGGCTCGCGGCGCACGCGGGCCGCACCGACGTGCGCTTCGTCGCGCTGCACCGCGACGACGTGTCCCCGCGCGTGGTGGCGGCGGCAACCCCGCACGGCAGCACCGTGCCGCCGCCCACGGCGGTGTTCCTCGAGATCCTCGTCGAGACGGCCGGGGAGATGCGGCGGCGCAGGCCGTGACCCGCCGTCAGGGGCGGACGGCGGACTCGACGCGTCGGGCCAGGGCGAGGAGCGACTCCTCGGCGTACCAGGCACCCACCAGCTGCAGCGACGCCGGGAACCCGCCGCCCGGCCTGGGCACCGGCAGCGACACCGCGGGCAGGCCGGCGAGGTTGAGCGGGACGGTCAGGTACGTCGTGGCGTACCGCTCCCCGAGGCGCGGCGGGATCGACCGCAGCGTGGGCAGGGCGAGCGCGCCGTGGGTGGCGAGCAGCTCGCCGAGCACCGTCCGGGCGGCCAGTCCCTCCCGCCGGCAGGCGACGACACGTGCGGCGGTGATCGCGCGGCCCCGCTCGATGCCGCTGACGTGTCGCTCCTCCAGCCGGTCGGGACGGTCGAGCAGGTGCCGGTGCGCCGGGTATCCCTCGGCCAGCATCAGGTCGTCGGCCGCGGCGATCCACCGGTCCCAGTCCGGCACCATCTCGTCCGCCACGTCGAGTCCGGCCGCGGCGAGCGCGGCGTCGACGGCCTCGTCGACCGCGGGCTCCGTACCGGGGAAGCGCAGCCGCGCCACCGTGCGCGACGGGTCGGGGCCGGCGGCGAAGCCCGGCTCCATCAGCCGCATGCCGAGCACGAGTCCCGCCACGTCCGGCGCCAGCGGGCCGACCGTGTCGAGGGTGCGGGAGAACTCGAAGACGCCGTGCGTCGGGACCCTACCCGCCGTCGTCTTCAGGCCCGCGATGCCGCAGCAGGCCGCCGGCACCCGGACCGAGCCGCCGGTGTCCGTCCCGTACGCGACGTCGGCCTGCCCCCGTGCCACCGCGACCGCGGAGCCGCTCGACGAGCCGCCGGGGATGCGGTCGGGGTCGAGCGGGTTGCGCGGGGTGCCGGTCCACGGGTTGACGCCGTCGGCGTGCCGACACAGCTCGACCAGGTTGGTCTTGCCGACGATCCGTGCCCCCTGCCGGCGCGCGTTCTCGACCACGGGCGCGTCGAACGCCGCGGGCGACGCGGCGTCGGCGATCGCCCGGCAGCCGACGGTCGTCGGCGTGCCCGCGACGTCGATGCAGTCCTTGACCGCGAGCCGCGGTCCGTCGCCCACAGAGTCGAGCCGCAGCAGCCACGTCGCGTCGGACATCGCGTCACCCCCGTGCCGGCGCGGGCGCCGGGCTCAGGTGACGGGCACGTCGCGCGCGATGAGCGACCGCTCGACGATGTTCAGACCGGCGAGCCCCGGCAACCTCGACATGCTCTCGTCGATCTTGCGGGCCGCCGCGTACCCGGCCTCGCCCTGCATGACGTAGCGCAGGACGTGACGCACCTCAGACTCCGGCATCAGACCGGATCCGACGGGACCCCAGAACTTGTCGAGCGCGAACCTGGCGAGCTTCTGCGCCTTGGTGCCCAGCGACAGCTTCCTGCGGGCCTGGGTGGCGTAGAAGGCGACGTGCCTGGCCTCCTGCTTGGCGATGCGGCGCAGCAGCGTGGCGAGCACGGAGTGGTTGGCGATGTCGGCGAGCCGGTTGTACGCGGCGATCGCGGACCACTCGTTGACCGCGCCCCACGCCATGTGCACGGCGACGTAGTCCTGGCCGGCGAAGTTGGCGAGCAGAGTGTGCTTGATCGGGTCGAGCTTGTCCTTCCACCCGACCCGCTTGCGCACGAACCTGATGTGCCCGTAGTCGGCCTGGATACCGTGCCGCTTCAACACCTCCGCCAGCGCGGCGCCGTGCCAGAACTCCTCCATGTTCCACATGGTCATGAAGGTCGTGACGTCGGGATCGCGGTGGGAGGGGGTGACCAGCATGTCGCGCAGGTAGCAGACGGTGTGGTACTCGACGTCGCACATGTACTGCACGGCCCGCAGGGTCTCGGGGGACAACGGCTCACGCTCGAAGGCGTCGAAGTCGAGGTCGTCGTACTTGACCGGCTTCGAGTTCTGCGCGTAGTCCTCGGTGTCGAAGGGCATGGTCAAACTTTACGTGGCGTTGAACCGAACTGCCGCCTCCCGGCCACCGTCAGGTACGTCACGTCACCATGACTACCCTGCAGTGTCACGCGCCGTTGCGCCGGTGGCGGTCACCCGTCCGGTCGCCCGGGTGAAGGATGTCCCACATGGAGTACTTCGTCGTCGACGCGTTCACCGACGTACCGTTCACGGGCAACCCGGCCGCGGTGGTCCTCCTCGACACCGCGGACCCGTCCGGCGCCGCACCCGAGACCTCCGTGCTGCAGCGGATCGCCGCCGAGACGAACCTCCCGGCGACCGCGTTCCTCGCCGGTGGTCAGCCGGATGCCTCGCTGCGCTGGTTCTCCGCGGCGGCGGAGCTCGAGCTCTGCGGACACGGCACCCTGGCCACGGCGCACGTCCTGCACGAGACCGGCCGGGCCGACGGCCCGCTGACGTTCCGCACCCGCGGCGGCGTCCTGCGCGCCGAGCGCCTGCCGGCGGGCGACATCGGCCTCACGCTGCCCGCCGACGCGACGGAGCCGCTACCGTCGGCGGCAACCGTTGCCGCGGCACTCGGGGTCACACCCGTCACCGTCCACCGCGGCCGCCTCGACCTCCTCGCCGAGCTCGACGATCCCGCGGCGGTACGGGCGGTCACGCCGGACCTGGCCGCGGTGCGGGCGCTCGACACCAGGGGCGTCATCGTGACGGCGCGCGGCGGCAACGGCAGCGACTTCGTCTCGCGGTTCTTCGCTCCGTCCGCCGGCATCGACGAGGACCCGGTCACCGGTTCCGCCCACTGCACGCTCGGCCCGTACTGGGCGGCACGGCTCGGGCGAACGTCGCTCACCGGGCATCAGGTCTCCACGCGGGGCGGCCGCGTCGGCGTGGACGTCGACGGCGGGCAGGTGCGGCTGCGCGGCCGCGCGGTGACGGTCGCCCACGGCGAGCTGCTCCTGCCCGGGCGCTGAACCACCCGTGAGGGGCACCCTCACCGTGGCATGACGCGGTGAGGGTGCCCCTCACGGGTCGACGTCCGCCGCGGTCAGTCGGCGTGCTCGGCGAGGTCGAGCCAGCGCTCCTCCGCCTGTTCCCGCTCGGTGCGCACCTCGCGCAGCGTGCGGTCGAGCTCGGCCAGCCGGGTGTGGTCGGTGGCGTGCTCGACGAGCTCCTCGTGCAGCTGCGTCTCGCGCGTGCCGAGCCGCTCGATCTGCCGCTCCACCCGGGCCAGCTCCTTGCGCGCCTGCCTGGTCTGCTGAGCGTCGCTCGGCGCCACGGCCGCGGCCGTCCCCGTCGGGCGAGCGGTGCCGCCCCGCGCCCGGGCCTCGCGGGTCTGCCGGCGCCGGTCGAGGTACTCGTCCACGCCCCCGGGGAGCATCGCGAGCGACCCGTCGCCCATCAGCGCCATGACGTGGTCGGTGACGCGTTCGAGGAAGTACCTGTCGTGGCTCACGACGAGGAGGGTGCCCGGCCAACTGTCGAGGAGGTCCTCGACCGCGGTGAGCGTGTCGATGTCGAGGTCGTTGGTCGGCTCGTCGAGCAGCAGCACGTTGGGCTCGCCCATCATCAGCCGGACGATCTGCAGCCGCCGCCGCTCGCCGCCGGACAGCTCCTTCACCGGCGTCCACTGCCGGTCGCCGCCGAACCCCAGCGCCTCGCACACCTGGCTGGCCGTGAGCTCGCGTTTGCCCAGCTGGACGACCCTGCGCACCTGCTCGACGGCCTCGAGTACCCGCCGGCTCGGGTCGAGCTCCTCCACGCCCTGCGACAGGTAGCCGGGGCGCACGGTGCGCCCGACGACCACCTTCCCCGCCGTCGGCGGAAGCGCCCCCGTGAGCAGCCGGAGCAGCGACGTCTTGCCGGCCCCGTTGACGCCGATCAGGCCGATGCGGTCGCCGGGCCCGACGTGCCAGGTGAGGCGGTCGGTGACGAGCGTCTGGTCGGGCTCGGCACCGACCCGCAGCGTCACGTCGTGCAGCTCGTACACCGTCTTGCCCAGCCGCGAGGACGCGAACCGCGTCAGCTCGACCGTGTCGCGAGGCGCCGGCTCGTCGGCGATGAGCGCCGTCGCCGCCTCGATCCTGAACTTCGGCTTGGTCGTACGGGCCGGCGGTCCGCGACGCAGCCAGGCGAGCTCCTTGCGGACGAGGTTGCGCCGGCGCTCCTCCGCCACCGCCTCCCGCCGGTCGCGTTCGGCCCTGGCGAGGACGTACGCCGCGTACCCGCCCTCGTACCTGTGCACCTGCCCGCCGGCGACCTCCCAGGTCGTGTCGCAGACGGCGTCGAGGAACCACCGGTCGTGGGTGACGACGACGAGCGCCGAGCGACGCGACCGCAGGTGCTCGGCGAGCCACGCGACGGCCTCGACGTCGAGGTGGTTGGTGGGCTCGTCGAGCACGACGACGTCGGCGTCGTGGACGAGCACCGACGCCAGGCCGACGCGCCTGCGCTCGCCGCCGGACAGCCGCGCGAGCGGCGCGTCGAGCCCGACCGTGCCGAGGCCGAGGCCGTCGAGCACTGCGCGGATCCGCGGGTCGGACGCCCACTCGTGGTCCCTGGCGTCGCCGACGACCGTGTCACGGACGGTGCCTTCGGGCACCAGGTCGGTCTGCGGCAGCATGCCGACGGTGAGCCCGCGGTTGTGCGTGACGCGGCCGGTGTCGGGCGGGACCACGCCCGCGAGCACCGAGATCAGCGTGGTCTTGCCGGCGCCGTTCGGGCCGACGACCCCGATCCGCTGTCCCGCCGCGACGCCGAGCGACACGTCGTCGAGCAGCGCGCGGTCGCCGTACGCCTTGCGCACGGATTCGAGACTGACGAGGTTGACGGCCACCGCTCGAGGCTAGCTGGCCGCTCCCGGCCGGTTGTCAGAACCTCAGCGGGCTATGGCACGTTGTCAGCCTGACACGTCGAGGGAGGACCATGCGCCGCGCACCGATCGCCGTCCTCGCGGCCGTCGCCGTGGCGGCGGTGAGCCTCGCCGCCTGCGACGACGACCCGGCGCCGCGATCATCGGCCACGGCCACGCCGAGCGGCTCGGCACGCCAGCTCTCGCCGTTCACCGGACGCCCGTACGAGCCGGCGCCCGTCCTGGCGGTAAAGGTCGACAACGTCGCTCCCGCGAGACCGCAGACCGGGATCGCGAAGGCCGACATCGTCTACGTCGAGCCCGTCGAGGCGGGTCTCAGCCGGATCCTCGCCGTCTACTCCTCGTCGCTGCCGCGCACCGTCGGCCCGGTCAGGAGCGCGCGGGCGTCCGACCTGGAGCTGCTGCGGCAGTTCGGCCGCCCCGCGTTCGCGTACTCCGGTGCCCGCACCTCCGTGCGGCCCGACATCGGGCGCGCTCCGCTGTACGACGTCTCGCCCGCGAACGCCGGTCATGCGTACGTCAGGAGCGCGCCGCACCGCGCGCCGCACAACCTGTACGCCCGCCCCGACAGCCTGCTGACCGAGGCACCGAGGGCCGCCGAGCCGCGTGACATCGGCTTCCGGTTCGGCGCCGCCCCGGCCGGCGGCACGCCCGTCGACGCGCGCACCGTGACGTACCCGGCGTTCCGGATGCGCTTCGGGTGGTCGGCGGAGCGGGAAGCCTGGCTGGTCGGGATGGACAACGCCGCCTACGGCGCTGCCTACGGTCCCCGCCCGACGCCTTCCACCGTCGTGGTGCAGTACGTCGACGCCGAGCCGCGGGGACCCAAGGACAAGTTCGGCAACCGCTCGCCGTACGTCGAGTCGGTCGGCAAGGGGCGCGCCGTCGTCCTGCGCGACGGCAGGGCGTTCGAGGCGCGCTGGCAGCGACCCTTCCCGGACGGCGGCACGACGTACACGACGGCCGAGGGCGAGCCGATGACCTTCGACCCCGGACAGGTCTGGGTGGTGTTCGCCCCGCGCGGCTGAACCACCGGTCAGCGCAACCGCACCGTTAGCCGGTGCTCGCCACCGTGTCCCGCCGCCACCCGCACCTCGACGCCGCGCGCCGTCGTCACCCGCTCGTACGCGACCGCGTGGCCGTCCAGCCGCACCGACGACACCGACGCTCCGGTGGGCAGCACCGCGCCGACCGTCAGCGCGGCAGGGACCCGCGCGGTCACGTCCGTGCGCAGCGTCGTGCCCGTCCTGGTCGCGGTGACGTCGACGGATCCCCGGCCGAGCCGGACGTTGGTGGCGGCGATCCGCTGCCGGTCGGGGGGAAGCTGCGGGACGACCCGCAACCGCCGTTCACCGAGGTCCGGGGCGACACCGAGCTGCTGGTGGACGACTGGCCAGAGCACGCCGTACGCGCCCCAGGCCTGGAGCACGCTCGACCGGCTGAGGAAGCCCTGGTCGATGTTGGCGACGAAGTCGGGTGACGGCGCGATCTCCGGCATCGCGCCCGGCAGCTCCCACACCTTCGGGTCGAGCTGGATGCGCGCGTTGCCCATGGTGTAGCGGCGCTGCTCCACGAGCCGGCCGTAGTTGC harbors:
- a CDS encoding LysR family transcriptional regulator: MDTSALQVFREIARLGSFTAAGRALGYTQSAVSRQVSGLERELDVTLFDRLARGTRLTAAGDCLLSHATVALDRLDAARLELGDLRSLRAGRLRVGAFPNANAALIPRAMAAFKDRHPDVSLALTEGSTSAHLAGLAAGEIDLAVVTTPWRDDDAPRVDLHPLAEDPLFVALPRAHRMAHRRTIRLADLAEETWIAGTTLVDDTLLGEGRRADFRPRIQLVAADWVAKLGLVAAGLGVTAVPWLAAHAGRTDVRFVALHRDDVSPRVVAAATPHGSTVPPPTAVFLEILVETAGEMRRRRP
- a CDS encoding amidase, with protein sequence MSDATWLLRLDSVGDGPRLAVKDCIDVAGTPTTVGCRAIADAASPAAFDAPVVENARRQGARIVGKTNLVELCRHADGVNPWTGTPRNPLDPDRIPGGSSSGSAVAVARGQADVAYGTDTGGSVRVPAACCGIAGLKTTAGRVPTHGVFEFSRTLDTVGPLAPDVAGLVLGMRLMEPGFAAGPDPSRTVARLRFPGTEPAVDEAVDAALAAAGLDVADEMVPDWDRWIAAADDLMLAEGYPAHRHLLDRPDRLEERHVSGIERGRAITAARVVACRREGLAARTVLGELLATHGALALPTLRSIPPRLGERYATTYLTVPLNLAGLPAVSLPVPRPGGGFPASLQLVGAWYAEESLLALARRVESAVRP
- a CDS encoding ferritin-like domain-containing protein, with protein sequence MPFDTEDYAQNSKPVKYDDLDFDAFEREPLSPETLRAVQYMCDVEYHTVCYLRDMLVTPSHRDPDVTTFMTMWNMEEFWHGAALAEVLKRHGIQADYGHIRFVRKRVGWKDKLDPIKHTLLANFAGQDYVAVHMAWGAVNEWSAIAAYNRLADIANHSVLATLLRRIAKQEARHVAFYATQARRKLSLGTKAQKLARFALDKFWGPVGSGLMPESEVRHVLRYVMQGEAGYAAARKIDESMSRLPGLAGLNIVERSLIARDVPVT
- a CDS encoding PhzF family phenazine biosynthesis isomerase, which gives rise to MEYFVVDAFTDVPFTGNPAAVVLLDTADPSGAAPETSVLQRIAAETNLPATAFLAGGQPDASLRWFSAAAELELCGHGTLATAHVLHETGRADGPLTFRTRGGVLRAERLPAGDIGLTLPADATEPLPSAATVAAALGVTPVTVHRGRLDLLAELDDPAAVRAVTPDLAAVRALDTRGVIVTARGGNGSDFVSRFFAPSAGIDEDPVTGSAHCTLGPYWAARLGRTSLTGHQVSTRGGRVGVDVDGGQVRLRGRAVTVAHGELLLPGR
- a CDS encoding ATP-binding cassette domain-containing protein — protein: MAVNLVSLESVRKAYGDRALLDDVSLGVAAGQRIGVVGPNGAGKTTLISVLAGVVPPDTGRVTHNRGLTVGMLPQTDLVPEGTVRDTVVGDARDHEWASDPRIRAVLDGLGLGTVGLDAPLARLSGGERRRVGLASVLVHDADVVVLDEPTNHLDVEAVAWLAEHLRSRRSALVVVTHDRWFLDAVCDTTWEVAGGQVHRYEGGYAAYVLARAERDRREAVAEERRRNLVRKELAWLRRGPPARTTKPKFRIEAATALIADEPAPRDTVELTRFASSRLGKTVYELHDVTLRVGAEPDQTLVTDRLTWHVGPGDRIGLIGVNGAGKTSLLRLLTGALPPTAGKVVVGRTVRPGYLSQGVEELDPSRRVLEAVEQVRRVVQLGKRELTASQVCEALGFGGDRQWTPVKELSGGERRRLQIVRLMMGEPNVLLLDEPTNDLDIDTLTAVEDLLDSWPGTLLVVSHDRYFLERVTDHVMALMGDGSLAMLPGGVDEYLDRRRQTREARARGGTARPTGTAAAVAPSDAQQTRQARKELARVERQIERLGTRETQLHEELVEHATDHTRLAELDRTLREVRTEREQAEERWLDLAEHAD
- a CDS encoding DUF3048 domain-containing protein; this encodes MRRAPIAVLAAVAVAAVSLAACDDDPAPRSSATATPSGSARQLSPFTGRPYEPAPVLAVKVDNVAPARPQTGIAKADIVYVEPVEAGLSRILAVYSSSLPRTVGPVRSARASDLELLRQFGRPAFAYSGARTSVRPDIGRAPLYDVSPANAGHAYVRSAPHRAPHNLYARPDSLLTEAPRAAEPRDIGFRFGAAPAGGTPVDARTVTYPAFRMRFGWSAEREAWLVGMDNAAYGAAYGPRPTPSTVVVQYVDAEPRGPKDKFGNRSPYVESVGKGRAVVLRDGRAFEARWQRPFPDGGTTYTTAEGEPMTFDPGQVWVVFAPRG